The DNA segment GGGCAGGCCAGGCGGAATATCCCAACCACGTCTGGTCCTACGACTTCGTCGAGGATCGCACTCACAATGGCCGAAAGTTCCGCATGTTGAACGTCATCGACGAATATACCCGGGAATGCTTGGCCATCCGCATCGATCGGAAGCTCAACTCGATCGTCGTCATCGACGTCCTGACGGACCTGTTCGTGCTGCGGGGCGTGCCGGGGCATGTTCGTTCAGACAATGGCCCGGAGTTCATCGCCACCGCCGTCCGGGACTGGATTGCCGCTGTCGGGGCCAGGACGGCCTTCATCGAGCCGGGCTCGCCGTGGGAGAATGGCTATTGCGAGAGCTTCAATTCCAAGCTCCGCGACGAACTCCTCGATGGCGAGATCTTCTACAGCCTTGCCGAGGCCAGGATCGTCATCGAGAGTTGGCGGCAGTATTACAACACTGAGCGGCCTCATTCCTCGCTCGGCTACAAACCGCCGGCGCCGGCCGTCATCGTGCCGCCACCGGCAACATCAAACCCGGCACTAAGGCCGACTATGCATTAGGGTCAAACTGGACCACTCAATCGGGGCAGCCCTGATCGCGGTGGCAGGGCTGCCATTTCTTCCACGCCCGTTGTCGGCAAGCTGGCCGTTCATAGTGGCATCGACGGTCTTTCAGATTGCCTATTTCGTGCTCGTGGCGCGAACCTACCGTGTGGCCGACATGAGCCTCGCCTATCCGCTGATGCGCGGATCGGCACCGCTGTTGGTTGCCTTGGCTAGCGTCACCCTGATGGGCGAGCCGTTATCGCAATCCGCTTGGTTCGGTGTCGGCACCATTTGCGTAGGTATCCTCAGCATGGCGAGTGCTGCGCGACAGGCGAGCGAAGCCGGGGTTGCCCTCTCACTGGGCAACGCCATCGTCATTGCCGGGTATACGCTGATCGACGGGATCGGCGTACGGCGCTCAGAAGCGCCATCCTCGTATACCTTGTGGATATTTCTGCTAACCGGACTCTTGTTGGGCGGATGGACGCTCGCAACGCGACACCGGGCCTTCCTCCACTACGGCCGACAGAATTGGCAACTTGGATCAGTGGGCGGAGCCGGCACAATCGGTTCCTATGGCTTGGCGCTCTGGGCGATGACCGTGGCGCCGGTGGCCGTAGTAGCGGCGTTGCGCGGAACTTCGATCCTGTTCGGTGTCGCCGTTGCCGCCCTGTTCCTCCGCGAGAGAGTCGGCACGGCCAAAGTGGTAGGCGTCTTCATCATCGCGATTGGAGCGGCGGCCCTGCGGCTGTCATAAAGGTTCGCCGCGCGTACGGCGGCTCTAGTCCAGAGCGGTCATCGGGGGCCATTCGGGAAGGGCCGACTCTGGGTCGAAAACGGCACATCACCATAGGCAACCGAATGGTCGCTTCGACATATTGGCTTTCCGGCAGTCGACCGACCACTTTCCTCAAGGCCTCACCATTTAGAAAATAGCCCATCACCGGAATACGCAACGTGTGGTTTCAGGGGGCTATTGAGTAGGCATGGTGCTCATCTTCATCGGGCATGGCCCGCCAAATCCCGTCGATTGCCCTATATAGTGCGATATAGCCGCCGACTGCCGTCGCCTAATCTATACCCACCCCGCCAAACACCGCCGTTTATGTGCCACTGCTCGACGTCTCGGTGCCTGCGAGGCCGGTCATGCCAAGCAGTTGACCAATTGCTGAAGCACCAGACATCCACTCGCGGCGCAGGATGGCGTATTGCATGGTGTTTTCGTAGATCGGATTGCCTGCATCGTCATTGGTGAACGATACGAACTCGATGAACACGCCTTCCCGGCGCATACCCAGCTTTTCGCAGAGGCGCTGCGAGGGCTTGTTGTGATCTTCGACATAGGCATAAATTCGGCGAAAGCCCTTTGCCCGGAAAAGATGGTCGAGCAGGGCCCTTGCGGCTTCGAACGCATATCCCTGACCACCGAATTGCGGATTGAGGTTCCAGCCGACCGAGGTCGTCTCGTCTTCATCTTCTCCGCCGGCGCCGCCGAACAGATCGCCGATGACCTGGCCGGTCTGTTTCAGGTATATCGCCACGCAGCCCTCGTCGAGGGCGCGCCTCCTGACCTCGATCTCCGCCTCAGCCAGGTCCGCGAGCTTGAGCGAGAGGAAGCAGCGGGCCGTGGGTGCGCGCAGATAGGCGAAGAGGTCCGCTGCGTCGCCCTCCTGGAAGGGCCTGAGGATCAAGTGCTTGGTTTCAATGATCTGCATGTCCAATACTCTGCAAAAGGCTGTCAATGATGCGATCGGGAAAGTTAGCGATAGGGTAGGTGTAGTTCCCTGTTTCTTCGTCTTCGGCCCGCCACTTGCCGCCGATTGTCCTCTATGGCGCGATATTGCCGCCGATCACCGCATCGCCACTAAACAACGCTGAGAACCGCCGGCCTGCAGCCCGATGCATATGAAGGCCGGCGACAGCAGGATACGCCCCCTTTGCGGGCACTTTCCTGTCCTTGCCGTATTTGTGATGCTCTTGCGGACACGAGGGATTGCTGCATGGAATATTCACCCCAGGCCGGAAGCCGGATCACCGACAAATCAGCGCCGCCAGACGATACGACTATCCGCGACTGGATCGGGCCGGACGCATTCGAGCAATGGGGCACGTTGCGGGATTGGATCGAGGGAGCATATCCCGGCGTTTTTACTCCCGATTGGATTTATGGCGGCAAGAAGCACGGCTGGTCCCTGCGCTACAAGAGATCCAAGGCGTTTTGTACGTTTCTGCCCGAATACCGGGCCTTCTCTGCCGTAGTCGTGTTGGGAGGGGCAGAGCGGGAGAAGGTCGAGGCGCGGCGCGATAGCCTGAGTCCCCGCCTCATGGCTCTTTATGACGAGGCGGCGACGTATCGAGATGGCAAGTGGCTGAAGATCGGCATCTCGTCGGCAGAAGAGCTGAAGGACGTTACCGAGCTTCTGACGTTCAAACGCCCTCGCAAGGCCGGCGCCCGATCGGGACCAAGGTCCGCTTCGCTCGCATCCTGCGTGCTCTGATCCGCGGGCGAATGACCGCTCGGGGCAAAGCGGATATTCCAACCCGTGCTGATTACCACGGCTTCTCCCTAAGCTATCGGTTTGCGTGCATTCGGCGCCCCGTCTGATGGCAGTGGTTAGCTCACTTGCTCTCGGGCAATGCAATGACCGAAATCGCCTCGAGGATGTTTTCCGGGCCACCCTTCGGCGGCCAGATTCCCGCGGAGTAGGCGGCGGTCCGCAACGCTGCACGCTGTGCGAGGCTATCGAACCCCCAGACGTGGGTGATCCGGGGCGGCCCGTCGAGCGCATACATGTTGATCATCAGGTGCGCCGTGTAGTCCCGGGCCGGCGCGATCGCGGCTTCCCAGCCGGCGAGCGTCGGCGGAAGACCGCCAGGCTTTAGCTTGTAGGTACGGAATTCGTAGACCGCGTCATGGGCGGCGGCTCGCGCCGGCGGCAGGAAGGGAAAGGGGCTGTAGCTGTCCATCTCCAGCGCCGTTATCATGCCGCCGGCGTTGAACGGATTGGCACTCGATAGCGCGCGATGCCGCTCCCGTTGCAGGGCGCCGGCATCATCGAAGCGACGCATGATCAGCATGCGTCCGAGTGGGCCAACCTCCGTGCGCCAGCAACCCAACAGGGTGCCGGCGGCATCGGGCATCGAGACCCAGCCCCGCGCAGCCTTCGCAACCTCCGAGGCAGAAAGAAGTGGGAACGCCAGTGTCGTGAGTTCGTAGAGTTCGCGCATCGGTCAGACCTCCATCGGCAAAGGCGCTGGTAGCCCGGGCAGACGCCCGGAGGACTCCGCCGCGAAAGCACCGAAGAGCGGGTCCCATTCGGTGATCGTCACGTTCTCGATGAGACCCGAGGCGGCGAACGGATCCGCTGCCACGAGCGCTTCGACTTTGGCGCGATCAGGAACGGTGAAAATCAGGAAGCCGGATCGGTGCGGCGTACCAATCAGGGGGCCGGATGCCCGTAAGCGGCCCGCCGCGACGAGGTCCTTGAGATAGGCTACATGGGAAGCGAGGTGACGGTTCCATCCATCTCCGTCCGGATGCGCCATGATTGTGATGAAGCGAGGCATTCTTGTCTCCTGGTCTGCATGACGGTCTGCGACTGAGAAACAGATAGGTTGACGCACCAGAGTTATTAGGAGACGAGACCTCTCATGATTTGAAACCAGCAGTTTGGAATGATGGATCGTCTCACCAGCATGGCCGCCTTAGTGAAAGCAGCGGATCTCGGCTCCTTCACCGCGGCGGGGACGGCACTCGGTATCTCATCCCAGATGGTCGGCAAGCATGTGAGCTTCCTCGAGGAACGGCTTGGTGCGCAGCTCCTCCATCGTTCGACCCGGCGCCAGAGCCTGACCGCAATCGGACAGACCTTCTATGAACGCTGCCGCCTGGTGCTTGACGAGGTCGAGGCGGCCGAAGCCACCGCCCGCGAGTCCAGCACCACCCCGCGCGGACGGTTGCGCGTCAGCGCGCCGGTGACTTTCGGCAGCATTGCCCTCGCGCCCCTCATATCGGACTTCCTGCGGATCTACCCGCAGGTCGAGATCGCCCTCGACCTGACCGACCGCTACGTCGATGTCGTGGGAGAAGGGTATGACGCCGTCATCCGCCTCGGGCCGCTCAAGGATTCCGAACTTACCTCCCGCGCGCTCGTTCCCTACCAATTAATCGCATGCGCCTCACCTGGCTATCTTGCCACCCGAGGCACGCCGCGAACGCCTGCGGACTTGGTTGCGCATGACTGCCTCGGCTTCGTCTTCGCCTCCGGGCAGCCGTTCTCCGAGTGGCGCTTCGACAAGGAGGGACACGTTCACAAGGTCCGGGTGCGCAGCAGGTTTCAGGTGAATGACGCGCGTGTG comes from the Ancylobacter pratisalsi genome and includes:
- a CDS encoding DMT family transporter; protein product: MASTVFQIAYFVLVARTYRVADMSLAYPLMRGSAPLLVALASVTLMGEPLSQSAWFGVGTICVGILSMASAARQASEAGVALSLGNAIVIAGYTLIDGIGVRRSEAPSSYTLWIFLLTGLLLGGWTLATRHRAFLHYGRQNWQLGSVGGAGTIGSYGLALWAMTVAPVAVVAALRGTSILFGVAVAALFLRERVGTAKVVGVFIIAIGAAALRLS
- a CDS encoding GNAT family N-acetyltransferase; translation: MQIIETKHLILRPFQEGDAADLFAYLRAPTARCFLSLKLADLAEAEIEVRRRALDEGCVAIYLKQTGQVIGDLFGGAGGEDEDETTSVGWNLNPQFGGQGYAFEAARALLDHLFRAKGFRRIYAYVEDHNKPSQRLCEKLGMRREGVFIEFVSFTNDDAGNPIYENTMQYAILRREWMSGASAIGQLLGMTGLAGTETSSSGT
- a CDS encoding DUF3788 domain-containing protein, which gives rise to MEYSPQAGSRITDKSAPPDDTTIRDWIGPDAFEQWGTLRDWIEGAYPGVFTPDWIYGGKKHGWSLRYKRSKAFCTFLPEYRAFSAVVVLGGAEREKVEARRDSLSPRLMALYDEAATYRDGKWLKIGISSAEELKDVTELLTFKRPRKAGARSGPRSASLASCVL
- a CDS encoding NIPSNAP family protein, with translation MRELYELTTLAFPLLSASEVAKAARGWVSMPDAAGTLLGCWRTEVGPLGRMLIMRRFDDAGALQRERHRALSSANPFNAGGMITALEMDSYSPFPFLPPARAAAHDAVYEFRTYKLKPGGLPPTLAGWEAAIAPARDYTAHLMINMYALDGPPRITHVWGFDSLAQRAALRTAAYSAGIWPPKGGPENILEAISVIALPESK
- a CDS encoding YciI family protein — its product is MPRFITIMAHPDGDGWNRHLASHVAYLKDLVAAGRLRASGPLIGTPHRSGFLIFTVPDRAKVEALVAADPFAASGLIENVTITEWDPLFGAFAAESSGRLPGLPAPLPMEV
- a CDS encoding LysR substrate-binding domain-containing protein, with product MMDRLTSMAALVKAADLGSFTAAGTALGISSQMVGKHVSFLEERLGAQLLHRSTRRQSLTAIGQTFYERCRLVLDEVEAAEATARESSTTPRGRLRVSAPVTFGSIALAPLISDFLRIYPQVEIALDLTDRYVDVVGEGYDAVIRLGPLKDSELTSRALVPYQLIACASPGYLATRGTPRTPADLVAHDCLGFVFASGQPFSEWRFDKEGHVHKVRVRSRFQVNDARVLQAAALDGQGIILQANLILTDDLTAGRLVQVLPDYETPTRALHILFAATRPPTQTLRSFIDHVAGRFGKRPSSGKH